From Vigna angularis cultivar LongXiaoDou No.4 chromosome 11, ASM1680809v1, whole genome shotgun sequence:
TTTCCTTGGGGACTGCATTATTGGTCTTGGATgtaatagaataaataaaatgatgatttaattattttattttgtgtggCCAAGGGTTGATCGACATGACTAACGTCTAGAATCCATACCTTAttcttctattttctactatttattttcttacatcCATCTTGTCTAATAACGAAAGCAAGTTACTCTATTGATTGATGTGTTTAAGTATTAAATGGTAGAGTTTGTCAAGCTACTGTATAGTTAAAACTTCCCTTGTAGTCTGTTTGTGCTTTATTTTACCTTTCCTTGGGGACTGCATTATTGGTCTTGGATgtaatagaataaataaaaagatgatttaattattttatttcgtgTGGCCAAGGGTTGATCTACATGACTAACGTCTAGAATCCATACCTTAttcttctattttctactatttattttcttacatcCATCTTGTCTAAGTAACGAAGGCAAACATTACTCTGTTGATTGATGTGATTATGTCTTGATTTTATAGTCTTATTTTCCTTATTTCttagaaaaagtaaaatctTATATTCTCTTTCTTACTTGTTTACACACTGCTACTTTTCAGTGAGGTAATATTGACGCTAGGCAGTTCTAAAACAGTGTTCGAATTTCTTTGTGCTGcaaaggagaaaaagagatcATTTAAGGTTTTTGTTGCTGAAGGTGCCCCGAGGTTTGTAGTTGTGGCTAATTAACATTTGCAAGGCATGATTCTGGTTTATTAGAAAGTATTTGTTTGTGTTCTTCCAGAAACAGCTGAATGTTATTTGCATATGCAATCAGGTATCGGGGACATCTCCTTGCGAAAGAATTGGCTGCTAGAGGCTTACAGACCACAGTAATTGCTGATTCTGCAAGTTTTGCTATGATTTCCAGAGTGAATATGGTGGGTGATTCTGATGTAAATTTTTGAATCAAGGCTCTTGgcagattttaaattaatttcagcTTATAATTATTTAGGTTATAGTTGGTGCTCATGCCGTCATGTCTAATGGTGGAGTAATTGTCCCAATTGGGTTGCATATGGTTGCACTTGCAGCTCGTAGGCATGCTGTTCCTTTTGTTGTACTTGCTGGAAGTCATAAGgtaaatttttaatacattctCTCTAACACCCTCACATATGTCATGTTATAGCAAGCAAGAATTCTTTTGACATTTGATGTCTCTATTATTTCTTTCCCATTCTGTTATAGAGTGGATAGGTTACTGCCAAATCTGTTGGAGGCAAGgagtttgatattttttttaaactcgAGATTTTAGAAATAGTTGTTATGTGCTGTGCATTTACtgatctaataataatatacataaatttgtaaattgaaatataagaaTCTAAAAAATGACTGCAGTGTTTTTAGATATtatacagggttttcaaaatgaattacCATACAATAATTGATAGTTCAACCAACTTGTAGGCAACgtaataatttgatttgaattaaaatgaaGTCTTAACTGTGAACAAGTTTGAacctgatttttttatttaaagaaatgtAGAAATTGAGGATAGTCatagaaatatttaattggCAATGAATGATCAATCTAAAATGTTCCATAGCTGTTAAACCTTTGTCCTTGTTTAGGCTATCTAGACAACTTATTATGCACTAAAATGGTAATGAGGGAGAGGTGATAAATGATGGACTTTTGGAATTTATAAACAAATGAGTCTTTGAAATAGATCTATGTTATGGTATAGCTAATATTAGCGCTGTAGACATAGTTCGTTCTCTGTCTCTATCAGTCAACTTATTCCGTTGTGATGGTTATCTACAATTATCAACTGTGTCTGTAACTTGTGAGCGTATATGATACTTATACTTTCGATACTTCACCATGATGGTATCACTAATACACTTTGATGCACCACTACTTCAATATGCATCATATATCCATATCCAATCCTGATACTCTGTTACTTTACCAATATATATCAATCAAGTATCTAGACCTATGAagcacaaataattttatttgttaacgTATTTGATACTTTTAATACTTCACCGATATGTGCTGCGGAAGCGTCCTCACTTTTAGAGCATGTATATATGATAAAACTACCAGATACATACaagtatatatatgtaatatagAAACTGTCCTCTCATAAATCAAAGTGGGAAATTGTCCtctttatgaattatttttaaaaaagtaatgaGATTGGTAGTGTTATTTCTTTATGTAAATAATAGGAAGTAATATTTGAGAATAAAGatttattccttttttattttgacagtATCTAAGAAATGTGGTTTTAATTTGGATCTGCATAGTTGCAATTATATTTTTGCTATGTTTCAAGACTTTTTATACACTTTTAAATATGTACCATCGTATCCTATTCTTAAATTAGTGTATCGCTGTATGGTATCAGTGCATCTTAGCTAATACACATTACCTCAAGCATTTTCCTTAATTGCAAGTACGTAGACCTTGTTACCTCATCCTGATATGGAATTAAATTGTGATCTGCTGCTTGTCACCCGACTATTTGACTTTattgaaaattgatttattttattgacaGTTGTGCCCTCTGTATCCTCACAATCCTCATCTCCTATTGAATGAATTGAGATCCCCATCCGAGCTACTAGACTTTGGAGAATTCTCAGATTTGATGGATTCTGCAACTGCTGTTGGTTCTCTTCATGTTGTTAATCCAGCATTTGATTATGTGCCACCAGACCTTGTTAGTCTCTTCATTACTGGCACGTAAGTTAAACTGGAATTAATCAAGAAAACTAGTTCAACTTCATTGCTGAATTGAGAAAGTACATGTAttaatcttttccttttcttccattttctggTTTTGGAACTTCTCAGTGGAGGGCATAACCCATCATATATGTACCGGCTAATAGCTGATTATTACTCTGCCGCTGATTTGGTGTTGAAACAGAGACCTATTACAGGGAATTGAGTTCAGCTACCCCAATGTTTGGTCTATAACGGTAAGcaatctattaaattttttaatatgtttgcattttgtatttgtgtttgtaGTCTATTGCTTTAGAGTACTGATTAAGCAGCTGTATTAATTTAGGAATAGAAAAGATTTATGTAGAACTTGGTTTTTATGAAACAAGGGCACGCAACGCACCTAGTAATAGTGACCtgagtttctttctttctataatTGTATACTCCTTGTTTCACCAgtcttcattcttttttatGAGGGCTAATTTTGAATAAGCATTTTAATTAGAAATTCAACATGCAATTCTTCACTACAAACATATTATCGATGATTTTTCACTGTAACAGTCAATTATCAACGTTGCTGTTATCCATCCATCTTAAGGATTTTGCACTGATATCTGCAATGGATTTTGTTTTAAAGGAAAGTCTATTTAATGACATTTGGTGCTCAATTTTCAGGTTGTTTGAGATGTTCTCTGAGAATGGCGGGATAGTGATATATGTACAAGAAAATAAGTCTTGTATGAGAAATTTTAACAGGGGAAAATATATAGGAAGATTCTAACGGGTATTTGTTTACTATTACTATAGccatttcaattttttgtctGGTCATGGGCAATCACTTAGGCTTACTAGTATTTGTttactaattaataaattataacagCTTCTTAGACATTGTATACAAATTGTTTGAGAAAGTTGATGAGTTGGGACTCTAACTTCTTGTTTGgacaagaaaaaatattttacttaataaaGCTAAAAGATgacttaagaaaataaaatttaactttaactcAATCTCAGTAAAGTGAagtttgtatttatatattataatttagttatataGTTAGTTGATATGAGATTTATAACACCTTTTCATGTTAAGAACGGAATATCTTAGAATGAGATTAGATAATCTGAAAGTGGATGACATGATAAGTTTATTAAAGTAAATTAGAATATAATCTAATAAcatcttaaagaaaataaaatttaggtttaatttaatttcataaaatcaatttaataagaTGAACTTTGGAActacttttatataataataatggtTAGATATGTAATAAATGTGAAATTTTCGAGAGAATGTTTGCAGGTAAAAATTAGGCTAATAcaataactaattatattattattattattataaataattgtgttttgataatattattaaaaagtaattttaagataattcgttttattattatgaaacaaaaaacaagttttttttataagaggAGTGTACGAAGCTGGAAAGGAAAAATGTCACCAAAATataattgacaaaattttaatattgtagaAGGTAACttattcttttaagttttttatttacaaatataatataacctattccttctttttctcttaaaaacAAGAAACGGTTGAATGTAAGATTTAACCTGTTAAAATCATGTTCTAAGTAGAAGGGATTGTCTTCAAAAATGCATATGAAATTTTGATCTTCATTTTTTGAACTTTTACACATTCTGTTTTAAGTAAGGACACTTTTTGTGTGATTCacatcttattttttaataaattaatattttgaatttgttattatattagaaatcatttttattatttatttaatttatattgtttaactttttaattaatattgtgcctgatacaaattatttttaaaataaaattttatctattaaactaattttgtcttaaaactGGTGAAATAATACGATGTTATTTTGTAAATACTTgttacttgaaaaaaaaaatggcttGAAATCAATACTAAATATTCGTACTTTTACACAGCTACCTTTAATTGAAGGTAATTCTTTATGCAAGAAAAAATAACTTAGTTAGAGTTAAAAAGCTTTGGAATAGGTTGATAAAACCTCAAACTTCTATCTGCATAAGCATCCTACTCTTTATTCGTATTACTAATGTATTTGCCTTTTATGTGTTGATTAAGAAAATGAGGGTatacaaattttcaatccaaaaaatctaaataagagataaaatcaattataaggGAATTGGAATTGACATTGAACAAGCTTTTTTGATTGGCCTATCCATGATATTTGGATCGAGTGTTTCATTAAATTTCAGTCGTGCCTGGTATGTTAATGGATATGATTTTTGTTGTGTGCAGTGTTTATAA
This genomic window contains:
- the LOC108333145 gene encoding uncharacterized protein LOC108333145, translated to MPDVQALVNEFVNLLKKRKIEGSQATAKQTAELLRSVISHQRVPHTNQATSLINSVRAVGEKIIDANPIELSVGNIVRRVLHIIREEDLSLVTDALAGSGSDDEDDVERDDHPALSAAAVAAAARSTLRPPSLQTLLEDVTDSAAVPPTPSSTGDSDGKSRSIEKGTRGRKLKHDVIEAVNELIQDITSCHEQIAEQAVEHIHQNEVILTLGSSKTVFEFLCAAKEKKRSFKVFVAEGAPRYRGHLLAKELAARGLQTTVIADSASFAMISRVNMVIVGAHAVMSNGGVIVPIGLHMVALAARRHAVPFVVLAGSHKLCPLYPHNPHLLLNELRSPSELLDFGEFSDLMDSATAVGSLHVVNPAFDYVPPDLVSLFITGTGGHNPSYMYRLIADYYSAADLVLKQRPITGN